A DNA window from Macrobrachium rosenbergii isolate ZJJX-2024 chromosome 41, ASM4041242v1, whole genome shotgun sequence contains the following coding sequences:
- the LOC136826964 gene encoding uncharacterized protein, with translation MAPKKGNKTSKTSSRPVLQTKNIYKNPSQTKEEKVLQKKILKEGLSKKGKVPIGNIALEKGNAASFQKKNKSVKKRLKKRKAVYQSGPGIVCLTNLPHGFYEKELMMYFGQFGDVSHSRVVRSKLTGRSCGYAYVEFKDGVVAKIAAETMNNYLTYGKLIKCRLLTYTKKKSEKLFGEEAFLPENCPKVLNRGKAIKSLNARRTMKQVNSRAVRVMQNFNKKLKMLQELGVNLDLDIVSVFFFFFFFFFFFMSSHPLLLVVVSWSWLFLRTVAFAVVVE, from the exons ATGGCAcccaagaaaggaaataaaacatccAAAACATCAAGTAGACCAGTGTTGCAGACTAAAAACATCTACAAGAATCCTAGtcagacaaaagaagaaaaggttcTTCAGAAAAAGATATTGAAGGAG ggtTTGTCAAAAAAGGGAAAAGTTCCTATTGGTAACATAGCCCTTGAAAAAGGCAATGCTGCTTCATTTCAGAAGAAGAACAAATCAGTCAAGAAGAGATTAAAGAAG CGAAAAGCAGTGTATCAATCAGGACCAGGAATCGTTTGTCTTACCAACTTACCACatggtttttatgaaaaagagTTGATGATGTACTTCGGTCAGTTTGGCGACGTCAGTCATTCAAGAGTTGTTCGAAGTAAATTG ACTGGAAGAAGCTGTGGCTATGCATATGTGGAGTTCAAGGATGGAGTCGTTGCCAAAATTGCAGCTGAGACTATGAACAATTACCTAACATATGGGAAGTTAATCAAAT GTAGACTCCTAACATACACCaaaaaaaagtcagagaaatTATTTGGTGAAGAGGCATTTCTTCCTGAAAACTGCCCAAAAGTTTTAAATAGAGGAAAAGCCATTAAAAGT ttgAATGCTAggcgcactatgaaacaagtaaacTCAAGGGCAGTGAGAGTTATGCAGAATTTCAATAAGAAGCTAAAGATGCTCCAGGAACTTGGCGTGAATTTGGACCTTGATAtagtaagtgtttttttttttttttttttttttttttttttttttatgagttccCATCCTTTGTTGTTAGTGGTTGTGAGTTGGTCTTGGTTGTTTTTAAGAACAGTGgcctttgctgttgttgttgaatgA